Proteins encoded by one window of Paenibacillus sp. DCT19:
- a CDS encoding DUF2281 domain-containing protein, whose amino-acid sequence MSIEEKLIQDFLTLPDDKKIEVIDFVEFLKNRNNKQMDSLMDDIINENIEALRELSK is encoded by the coding sequence GTGAGTATTGAAGAGAAACTTATTCAAGACTTTTTGACATTGCCTGATGACAAGAAAATTGAAGTGATTGATTTTGTTGAATTTCTAAAGAATCGTAATAATAAGCAAATGGATTCGCTCATGGACGATATTATAAACGAGAATATTGAGGCACTTAGGGAATTATCGAAATGA
- a CDS encoding type II toxin-antitoxin system death-on-curing family toxin — MKYLSLEQILQFHTKIIKSTGGSDGVRDLGLVESALKKAEATFDGQELYEGNIKKISVTTFALIKNHGFIDGNKRIGVATMLLLLRLNEISVKYEQEELVELGLKTAEGEFIEENIQKWIEVHQV; from the coding sequence ATGAAGTATCTTAGTCTGGAACAGATTCTTCAATTCCATACTAAGATTATTAAGTCAACAGGCGGCTCCGATGGAGTTAGAGATCTTGGGCTAGTTGAAAGTGCTCTTAAGAAAGCGGAAGCAACTTTTGATGGACAGGAACTTTACGAAGGAAATATAAAGAAAATATCTGTTACTACATTTGCTCTAATAAAGAATCATGGATTTATTGACGGGAATAAACGTATAGGGGTAGCAACTATGCTGCTTTTATTACGTTTAAATGAGATTTCTGTAAAGTACGAGCAAGAAGAATTAGTTGAATTGGGATTGAAGACCGCAGAAGGTGAATTCATAGAAGAGAACATACAAAAGTGGATAGAAGTGCATCAAGTGTAA
- a CDS encoding metallophosphoesterase translates to MKTIIQFDLISDIHLDFWVEYSSNHKKQNQRLDKFVQIILPEEPSEVLAIAGDLGHYNKQNFIFLEKLREHYKYILLVAGNHDYYLVTKSIKNKYKRNSIHRFEEMKIMAEKIPGVLFLDGNTIEIGGTTFGGAGMWYDFQYGIYQLNIEVNKIYDNWKSISNDSVLIEGLPRLVEAMYVQELTKLKKILDTSDVVVTHISPDWTKVPLDKINDISNSFYYFNGRELLYNLNRKIWCFGHIHRREDYINEGCRLINASLGYPDENDGIPKKIMKVTH, encoded by the coding sequence GTGAAGACAATAATTCAATTTGATCTCATATCTGATATTCATTTAGATTTTTGGGTGGAATATTCAAGTAATCATAAAAAACAAAATCAAAGATTAGATAAGTTTGTGCAAATAATTCTTCCTGAAGAGCCTTCAGAAGTTTTGGCAATAGCTGGTGATCTAGGTCACTATAACAAACAAAATTTCATATTTCTCGAAAAACTCAGGGAACATTATAAGTATATTCTGCTGGTAGCAGGTAATCACGACTACTATTTAGTTACTAAATCAATAAAAAATAAATACAAACGTAACTCAATACATAGATTTGAAGAAATGAAAATAATGGCAGAAAAAATACCTGGAGTATTATTTTTAGATGGAAATACAATTGAAATTGGTGGAACTACTTTTGGTGGTGCTGGAATGTGGTATGACTTTCAATATGGAATATATCAACTAAACATAGAAGTAAATAAAATCTATGATAATTGGAAGTCGATATCAAATGATTCTGTTTTAATAGAGGGATTACCGCGATTGGTGGAAGCAATGTATGTGCAAGAGTTAACAAAACTCAAGAAGATACTTGATACTTCAGATGTGGTGGTTACTCATATTTCACCCGATTGGACTAAGGTTCCATTAGATAAAATAAATGATATTAGCAACAGCTTTTATTATTTTAACGGTAGGGAGTTATTATATAATCTAAATAGAAAGATCTGGTGTTTTGGTCATATTCATAGAAGAGAGGATTACATAAATGAAGGATGTAGACTCATAAATGCCTCTTTGGGGTATCCGGATGAGAATGATGGTATACCAAAGAAGATTATGAAGGTAACTCATTGA
- a CDS encoding group-specific protein, translating into MKFYIASSFSNTTAVRTVANQLKLNGFIQTYDWIENQNVNSLKDLREIGYLEKNAILNSDIFIIMLPAGKGAHIELGIALGAMKEIYLYSETNEMNEIETTSTFYQLDEVKRIIGTMDELIKTINLE; encoded by the coding sequence ATGAAATTTTATATAGCTTCAAGTTTTAGTAATACTACAGCTGTCCGAACTGTTGCAAATCAATTGAAATTAAATGGATTTATCCAAACCTATGACTGGATAGAAAACCAAAATGTTAATTCACTAAAAGATCTACGAGAGATTGGTTACCTAGAGAAGAATGCAATTTTGAATTCAGACATTTTTATTATAATGTTGCCAGCTGGTAAAGGTGCCCATATTGAACTCGGGATAGCACTTGGGGCAATGAAAGAGATTTATTTATATTCTGAAACCAACGAGATGAATGAAATTGAGACTACAAGTACCTTTTATCAGCTGGACGAAGTAAAAAGGATTATTGGAACAATGGATGAACTCATTAAAACAATAAATTTAGAATAA
- a CDS encoding SMI1/KNR4 family protein, whose product MNIINIVERLKKHNILLDSGLSQYEIAKIENTFNIQFPPDLSELLRSVLPISKGFINWRDSTEGNVNSIFDRLNWPLEGMLFDVEHNSFWYDGWGVRPIDLNEAKELCKFKYLEVPTLIPIYSHRYVPANPLECGNPIFSVHQTDIIYYGENIEEYFKVEFKDKSYNKMNYEKIKYITFWSEIVT is encoded by the coding sequence ATGAATATTATAAATATAGTTGAAAGACTTAAAAAACATAATATATTACTCGATTCTGGATTATCTCAATACGAAATTGCAAAGATCGAAAACACGTTCAATATACAATTTCCACCAGATCTGAGTGAACTGCTTCGAAGTGTTCTTCCTATAAGTAAAGGGTTCATTAATTGGAGAGATAGCACAGAGGGAAATGTTAATTCAATATTCGATAGATTAAATTGGCCATTGGAAGGTATGCTGTTTGATGTAGAACATAATTCATTCTGGTATGATGGCTGGGGTGTTAGACCCATCGATTTAAATGAAGCAAAAGAATTATGTAAATTTAAATACCTTGAAGTTCCAACACTCATACCGATTTACTCACACAGATATGTTCCAGCTAATCCACTTGAATGCGGAAATCCAATCTTCTCAGTGCACCAAACAGACATAATATATTATGGTGAGAACATAGAGGAATATTTCAAGGTAGAGTTTAAAGATAAATCATATAACAAAATGAATTATGAAAAGATCAAATATATAACGTTCTGGTCTGAAATAGTGACATGA
- a CDS encoding maleylpyruvate isomerase N-terminal domain-containing protein, with protein MNKKLLDQFENFNEFVKVIDDRTWQKPIAPGKWTVKEVVAHLWNWDTFTLNTMLPHIKDQAMLPEFVDHDTHNLKAIEKAKEFTDRESMIKTFIETRTHLVNQFRKVDHSEIRFFIGDDKRPYTYQRYLKIFINHDEHHKKQIESVLG; from the coding sequence ATGAACAAGAAACTATTAGACCAATTTGAAAATTTTAATGAATTTGTAAAAGTAATTGATGATCGGACTTGGCAAAAGCCGATCGCCCCTGGAAAGTGGACGGTGAAGGAAGTCGTGGCTCACCTTTGGAATTGGGATACATTTACTTTAAATACGATGCTCCCACACATAAAAGATCAAGCGATGCTGCCAGAGTTCGTCGATCATGATACTCATAATTTAAAAGCAATAGAGAAGGCTAAGGAATTTACAGACAGAGAAAGTATGATTAAAACCTTTATTGAAACTCGAACTCATTTAGTAAACCAATTCCGTAAGGTAGATCATTCAGAAATTCGATTTTTTATAGGAGATGATAAACGACCTTATACATATCAAAGATACCTAAAAATATTCATAAATCATGATGAACACCATAAGAAACAAATAGAAAGCGTACTAGGGTGA
- a CDS encoding lysozyme inhibitor LprI family protein produces MKGKILLLFFITIMLSSCQNISQSTMLNSETESIKSSEPSPDAVSTGNGTESKEIMGNPSETSDYKVLPTTIGNLDSKGDFYDEMFRNPIDHDYEVEFNEFQNANEIVTTMEWGALQGKYTEIWDKELNHIYKKLLSKLDGEPREALIESQKDWLQYHLKESKFVEDTFINNGYLGSSGSVSLATAIRERIRERTIQLYEYRYLLNGEIEFLYSVNK; encoded by the coding sequence ATGAAAGGTAAGATACTATTATTATTTTTTATCACAATAATGCTCTCATCTTGTCAGAATATAAGTCAATCTACTATGTTAAACAGCGAAACTGAATCAATAAAGAGTTCTGAACCGTCTCCTGATGCAGTGAGTACAGGTAATGGAACAGAATCAAAAGAAATAATGGGAAATCCATCGGAAACTTCTGATTATAAAGTGTTACCTACGACCATTGGGAACCTTGATTCGAAAGGTGATTTTTATGATGAAATGTTTCGGAATCCTATAGATCATGATTATGAAGTGGAATTTAATGAATTTCAAAACGCTAATGAGATTGTTACAACTATGGAATGGGGGGCGTTACAAGGTAAATATACAGAGATATGGGATAAGGAGTTGAACCACATATATAAAAAGCTTCTTTCTAAGTTGGATGGAGAACCAAGAGAAGCCTTAATCGAATCACAGAAAGATTGGTTACAGTATCACTTAAAGGAATCAAAATTTGTAGAGGATACATTTATTAATAATGGTTACCTTGGATCAAGTGGATCCGTAAGCTTAGCCACAGCTATAAGGGAGAGAATAAGAGAGAGAACCATACAATTATATGAATATCGATATTTATTAAATGGTGAAATTGAGTTTTTATACTCTGTCAACAAATAA
- a CDS encoding nucleoside deaminase, which translates to MWEKLSDGWKASFEEAWQAYAHGSIPIGAVIVDASHRIISRGRNRINETTAPIKQTCSNRLAHAEINALLQLDTLDSEEHKNYTLYTTTEPCVLCFGAIIMSGVRKVRFAATDPIAGGANLNDAENSFIKSRNLDIKCADTYLGELQRVLRTDQVIRALGEEQAIRFLDKYRMKYPKAIELGIKWNREGRLQEAVRNNDPVELIINNISDEIKTF; encoded by the coding sequence GTGTGGGAGAAACTATCAGATGGTTGGAAAGCTAGTTTTGAAGAAGCATGGCAAGCATATGCTCATGGCTCAATTCCTATCGGTGCAGTTATCGTTGATGCTAGTCATAGAATAATTAGTAGAGGTAGAAATAGAATCAACGAAACAACGGCTCCAATTAAACAAACGTGCTCGAATAGATTAGCACATGCAGAGATAAATGCATTGTTACAACTGGATACGTTAGATTCAGAAGAACACAAAAACTACACACTATATACAACAACAGAACCCTGTGTACTTTGTTTTGGTGCAATTATAATGTCAGGAGTTAGGAAAGTAAGATTCGCAGCAACTGATCCTATTGCAGGTGGTGCCAATCTAAATGATGCAGAGAATTCATTCATCAAGTCAAGAAACCTCGATATCAAGTGTGCTGATACATATCTAGGAGAACTTCAACGTGTGTTAAGGACTGACCAGGTTATAAGGGCTTTAGGCGAAGAACAAGCAATTCGATTTTTGGATAAGTACAGAATGAAGTACCCTAAAGCTATTGAATTAGGAATAAAGTGGAATAGAGAGGGGAGATTGCAAGAGGCAGTGAGGAATAACGATCCCGTTGAATTGATTATTAATAATATATCTGATGAGATTAAGACTTTTTAA
- a CDS encoding NUDIX hydrolase gives MRRVDVVYSLITDPFKTKVLAVKNADRSSWSPPGGAVELNETLDQAAIREVKEETGLEVKVHGIVAINECKFEDINEHVIFYTFRAEIVGGEEQIIRPDEISEIAWLDIEEADELMPYYKGGFKNLIHGNESMYFNEGRKVLQS, from the coding sequence ATGAGAAGAGTAGACGTTGTGTATTCACTAATAACAGACCCGTTCAAAACTAAAGTTCTTGCAGTTAAAAATGCTGATCGATCAAGTTGGTCTCCTCCTGGTGGAGCTGTTGAGTTAAATGAAACATTAGATCAGGCTGCGATTCGCGAGGTAAAAGAGGAAACGGGACTTGAAGTGAAAGTCCATGGGATTGTTGCAATCAACGAGTGCAAATTTGAGGATATCAATGAACATGTCATTTTTTATACGTTTAGGGCAGAGATCGTAGGCGGCGAAGAACAAATTATTAGACCAGATGAAATCTCTGAAATTGCATGGTTGGACATAGAAGAGGCGGATGAATTAATGCCTTATTATAAAGGTGGATTTAAAAATTTAATTCATGGAAATGAGAGTATGTATTTTAAT